A window from Staphylococcus succinus encodes these proteins:
- a CDS encoding YycH family regulatory protein, translating into MRSKELIKSMILFLLVLMSVVLTYMTWNFSPDLADVDKQEHSDESKPNTIGKPLNQGMNQVITPYQVIYSKGEDTKGMEATRSNINEMTKPLKNQRVIQSEQMHSNHNLIIPDLSDDFLVLDFTYDMPLATYLGQALNINAKVPNNFKFNRLLVDRTKDGKVKLYAISKDRHNVVRMMTTAKQDKFTQKLESLRKKMQPYTEIITNKDTIDKATHIFAPSAPKNLKSYHTIYNRISVDTMNSILFNDSVVVRSSKSGTTTYNNNTGVANYNDDSEKYRYTNLSEDENRSTNMQDSIPSTYDYINNHGGFTDDYRLFSTDNKKGELTYQMFLNGRPTFNDDDLNNIKVSWGNKGVFSYARALLKANVTIDSGEDEQDLPGAESVRSELANNPNIDFEKVTNMTIGYKMENQPDKSDIEIQRNSEFKPQWYVEYNGEWLTYKDGGLE; encoded by the coding sequence ATGCGGAGTAAAGAGTTAATCAAATCTATGATCCTATTCCTACTTGTATTAATGAGTGTCGTTTTAACCTATATGACATGGAATTTCTCGCCAGATTTAGCTGACGTTGATAAGCAAGAGCATAGTGATGAATCTAAGCCGAATACTATTGGCAAGCCGTTGAATCAAGGTATGAATCAAGTCATAACACCTTACCAAGTCATTTATTCAAAAGGTGAAGACACTAAAGGGATGGAAGCCACACGTAGTAATATCAATGAAATGACGAAACCATTGAAGAATCAACGTGTAATTCAGTCAGAACAAATGCACAGTAATCATAATTTGATTATTCCAGACTTGAGTGATGATTTTTTAGTACTTGATTTTACTTATGATATGCCATTAGCAACATATTTAGGTCAAGCGTTGAACATCAATGCTAAAGTACCAAACAACTTTAAATTTAATCGTTTATTAGTTGATAGAACGAAAGATGGCAAGGTCAAACTGTACGCGATTAGTAAAGATCGTCACAATGTCGTGCGCATGATGACAACAGCTAAACAAGACAAATTCACACAAAAACTAGAATCGCTGCGTAAAAAAATGCAGCCTTATACAGAAATTATTACAAATAAAGATACGATTGATAAGGCTACACATATATTCGCACCAAGTGCACCGAAGAACTTGAAGTCATACCACACGATTTATAACCGAATCAGTGTAGATACGATGAACTCCATTTTATTTAATGATTCAGTCGTCGTGCGCAGTTCGAAGAGTGGTACGACAACCTACAATAACAATACAGGTGTCGCCAACTACAATGACGATAGTGAAAAATATCGTTACACAAATCTTTCAGAAGATGAAAATCGTTCAACGAATATGCAAGACAGCATACCAAGCACGTATGATTATATTAATAATCATGGGGGCTTTACAGATGATTACAGACTATTTAGTACAGACAATAAAAAAGGCGAACTTACTTACCAAATGTTCTTAAACGGTCGTCCTACATTTAATGATGATGACCTGAATAATATTAAGGTCTCGTGGGGCAATAAAGGTGTCTTCAGTTATGCACGTGCACTATTGAAAGCCAATGTAACGATTGATAGTGGTGAAGATGAACAAGATTTACCTGGCGCCGAATCCGTTCGTTCAGAATTAGCGAATAATCCGAATATCGATTTTGAAAAAGTGACGAATATGACAATTGGTTACAAAATGGAAAATCAACCAGATAAAAGTGATATTGAAATTCAACGCAACAGTGAATTCAAACCACAATGGTATGTTGAGTATAATGGAGAATGGCTCACGTACAAAGATGGGGGGCTAGAATAA
- a CDS encoding two-component system regulatory protein YycI: protein MNWKRAKTLFIFVFILVNIGLVIIYIDKVNKSHINDSEDENAVNFKQEEIKIPDNLPSVKNLKMQLLTARSNDFSDYVKGHDHLSSAQSGSLLKGDISSPIDVSNDQYTDLKSYVKDKVYKGSNYEMSQINNKNVTFEQTYNNYPIMNNNKARLQFNVNDNGKASSYKQTAMKSIEPSEGANNDEKQVITARRAIEALYYNQYLKRNDEVMNTRLGYYTVVKEPNVQVLEANWEIKVKHHNKITTYYVEAVSDSPKIIEE, encoded by the coding sequence ATGAACTGGAAACGCGCAAAGACATTATTTATTTTCGTATTTATTCTAGTTAATATTGGTCTGGTCATTATTTATATTGATAAAGTGAATAAATCACATATCAATGATAGTGAAGATGAAAACGCAGTGAATTTTAAACAAGAAGAAATTAAAATTCCAGACAATCTCCCGAGTGTGAAAAATCTAAAAATGCAATTATTGACGGCAAGATCTAATGATTTTTCAGACTATGTAAAAGGACATGACCATCTTTCGAGCGCGCAGTCAGGCTCTTTGCTTAAAGGTGACATTAGTAGCCCAATTGATGTGAGCAATGATCAATATACAGACTTAAAATCTTATGTAAAAGATAAAGTCTACAAAGGTTCAAATTATGAAATGAGTCAGATTAATAATAAAAACGTCACTTTTGAACAGACGTATAACAATTATCCGATTATGAATAATAATAAAGCTCGCTTGCAATTTAACGTGAATGATAATGGGAAAGCCTCAAGTTATAAACAAACCGCTATGAAATCTATCGAGCCTTCAGAGGGTGCAAATAACGATGAGAAACAAGTTATCACAGCAAGACGTGCTATTGAAGCACTTTACTACAATCAATATTTAAAACGAAATGATGAAGTAATGAATACACGTCTAGGTTATTACACTGTAGTAAAAGAACCGAATGTACAAGTGTTAGAAGCTAACTGGGAAATTAAAGTCAAACACCACAATAAAATTACAACATATTATGTAGAAGCAGTCTCCGATAGTCCAAAGATTATTGAAGAATAG
- a CDS encoding MFS transporter: protein MDKITSMENHSAIDEHQSMSTTKLRTSEKVIFGVGDFGANYSWTFIASFIIIYMTDVVGIAGSVIGTIILFCRFADGFSDVFMGSIIDNTNSKMGKAKPWVFWTAPVLGILTFMLFNVPDFLSYTGKIAYIFIVYFLISVIFYTANNVAYSSLVSFMTKDEKDRVALGSIRFIFSNLSVLCITTFTIYFVTNFGDNQQGWTYTSAIYGLLCAIPLMITGYFVKERNVAEKQYREVKKTQRIPFSLIIKSLITEKYFLITIVLYLLWYLRQTDNSMRIYYATYIFNDANVMAIMSIATLLPTILGLLVAPQFAEKVGIKNSIIIGLILSIISYIMMGIFSENLILLVIGLIIHGIGLVPFTAALSGIVADVGDIIYWKTGVPVQGSIFSLASAGMKIGSGLQSAIVGWSLSIGGYVAGASVQSEGTIFAIKSMQIYFPLLAVAIVTIITLFLNYEKFIKHIKAQIRTNNVGEMRDKQIYK from the coding sequence ATGGATAAAATAACAAGTATGGAGAACCATTCTGCTATTGATGAACATCAAAGTATGAGTACTACTAAGTTACGCACTTCCGAAAAAGTAATATTTGGGGTAGGGGATTTTGGTGCTAATTATAGTTGGACCTTTATTGCCTCTTTCATCATTATTTATATGACTGATGTAGTAGGCATTGCTGGTTCAGTGATTGGGACTATTATACTTTTTTGTCGTTTTGCAGATGGATTTTCTGATGTTTTTATGGGGAGTATCATCGATAATACAAATAGTAAAATGGGTAAAGCCAAACCGTGGGTCTTTTGGACCGCACCTGTATTAGGAATTTTAACTTTTATGTTATTTAATGTTCCAGATTTTCTTAGTTATACAGGTAAAATTGCATATATTTTTATAGTATATTTTTTGATTTCAGTTATTTTTTACACAGCGAATAATGTCGCTTATTCATCATTAGTATCATTTATGACTAAAGATGAAAAAGATCGAGTTGCATTAGGCAGTATACGCTTTATATTTTCTAATCTAAGCGTGTTATGTATAACAACTTTCACGATCTATTTTGTAACAAATTTTGGCGATAATCAGCAAGGTTGGACATACACCTCGGCTATATATGGGTTGTTATGCGCAATACCATTAATGATTACTGGATATTTTGTAAAAGAAAGAAATGTAGCCGAAAAGCAATATCGTGAAGTTAAAAAAACACAGCGTATTCCATTTAGTTTAATTATTAAATCTTTAATAACTGAAAAATATTTTTTGATTACAATAGTCTTATATTTATTGTGGTATTTGAGACAAACGGATAATAGTATGAGAATCTATTACGCAACGTACATTTTTAATGACGCAAATGTAATGGCAATTATGAGTATAGCAACACTATTACCTACCATTTTAGGCTTATTAGTAGCACCTCAATTTGCCGAAAAAGTAGGTATCAAAAATAGTATTATCATCGGATTAATTCTATCTATTATTTCGTATATTATGATGGGCATATTCTCAGAGAACTTAATACTTTTAGTCATTGGATTAATTATTCATGGCATAGGATTAGTACCTTTTACAGCAGCATTAAGCGGTATTGTAGCAGATGTTGGAGATATCATTTATTGGAAGACCGGCGTACCAGTGCAAGGTTCTATATTTAGTCTAGCTAGTGCTGGCATGAAGATTGGTTCAGGTTTACAATCAGCAATTGTTGGTTGGTCATTATCGATAGGTGGATACGTTGCAGGGGCATCCGTTCAATCAGAAGGTACTATTTTTGCTATCAAATCTATGCAGATTTATTTTCCGTTATTAGCAGTAGCAATCGTAACGATAATCACTTTATTTTTGAATTATGAAAAATTTATTAAACATATAAAAGCACAAATTAGAACAAATAACGTAGGTGAAATGAGAGACAAACAAATATATAAATAA
- a CDS encoding right-handed parallel beta-helix repeat-containing protein, with protein sequence MTNYIHVDKKGSDFGLGNGESPFLTIDKAASVAQPGDSIIVHEGVYREEITHINTGLSESRRISFEAAKDERVIIKGSEEITEWQQIDDSIWKVEIDNKIFKDFNPFATKLFGDWLVVDNDKSLGQVYLNDQSLFEVSEYEQLIEPKKIEETLDHWTNKQVTYDYKDESIYVWYAKVDKDITTIYANFHEFNPNNEVTEINVRQNAFRPFKMHTNYITIRNFEIANVATQWSPPTAAQTGMIDTHWSKGWIIENNILYNAMCSAIAIGKEISTGDNLNTYRKDKPGYQYQIETVFKAVNSDWNKETIGSHIIRNNEIHDCGQNAVVGHLGSAFSKIYNNHIYNIGNKREFFGHEIAGIKLHAAIDTQVYNNYVHNCSLGMWFDWQTQGTRISKNIFNDNTRDLFVEVSSGPYVVDNNVLTADYALDNHAQGGAYVNNIINGEIVHRLMLDRATPYHVPHSTLIAGFAPVYGGDDRFYNNIFIGKANISNIGTDIYNEYTTSLLEYKEKVAKEEGDHEAFHKIKQPVFIDDNAYLNQAHPFNREHHYFKNDSFNPNLSIIEEGKDVFLNIDVPDNFLDFKGEIHDTETLPKVRLVDANFEDANGKPLTINTDLIDDIRQKQSLIGPLQSLTVGSNKVKIWTKK encoded by the coding sequence ATGACTAATTATATTCATGTAGATAAAAAAGGTTCAGACTTTGGATTAGGTAATGGTGAATCACCATTCTTAACAATAGATAAAGCAGCTTCAGTTGCACAACCTGGAGACAGTATCATTGTGCATGAAGGCGTATATCGTGAAGAAATAACACATATAAACACAGGATTAAGTGAGTCTAGAAGAATTTCATTTGAAGCAGCCAAGGACGAACGGGTGATTATTAAAGGCTCGGAAGAAATAACAGAATGGCAACAAATCGATGACAGTATATGGAAAGTAGAAATAGATAACAAGATATTTAAAGATTTTAACCCATTTGCTACCAAATTATTTGGCGATTGGTTAGTGGTGGATAACGATAAGAGTTTAGGTCAAGTCTATTTAAATGATCAATCGCTTTTTGAGGTAAGCGAATATGAACAATTGATTGAACCAAAAAAGATTGAAGAAACATTAGATCATTGGACAAATAAACAAGTTACTTATGACTATAAAGATGAATCAATCTATGTGTGGTATGCCAAAGTAGATAAGGATATAACAACGATATATGCGAATTTTCATGAATTTAATCCAAATAATGAAGTAACGGAAATAAATGTTAGGCAAAACGCATTTCGTCCCTTCAAAATGCATACCAACTATATTACAATAAGAAATTTTGAAATTGCGAATGTTGCAACACAATGGTCCCCTCCAACTGCAGCACAGACAGGCATGATTGATACACATTGGAGTAAAGGTTGGATCATCGAAAATAACATACTTTATAATGCTATGTGTAGTGCAATTGCTATAGGTAAAGAAATTTCAACAGGTGATAATTTAAATACTTATAGAAAAGATAAGCCAGGTTATCAATATCAAATAGAAACCGTCTTTAAGGCAGTGAATAGTGATTGGAATAAAGAAACGATAGGCTCACATATTATTAGAAATAATGAGATACATGATTGTGGACAGAATGCAGTAGTAGGACACTTAGGAAGCGCATTTAGTAAAATATATAATAATCATATTTACAATATAGGCAATAAGAGAGAATTCTTTGGTCATGAAATTGCAGGTATAAAGTTGCATGCTGCAATAGATACACAAGTGTACAATAATTACGTTCATAATTGCTCCCTTGGTATGTGGTTTGATTGGCAGACACAAGGAACAAGAATAAGTAAGAATATATTTAACGATAATACTAGAGACTTGTTCGTGGAAGTAAGTAGCGGTCCGTATGTTGTGGATAACAATGTATTAACTGCTGACTATGCTTTAGACAACCATGCCCAAGGTGGTGCATACGTTAATAATATTATTAATGGCGAAATAGTACATAGGTTAATGTTGGATAGAGCAACGCCATACCATGTACCACACAGTACATTAATAGCAGGATTTGCACCAGTTTACGGTGGTGATGATAGATTTTATAACAATATTTTTATTGGGAAAGCGAATATATCAAACATCGGTACAGATATATATAATGAATATACAACTTCATTATTAGAATATAAAGAAAAGGTCGCAAAGGAAGAAGGAGATCACGAAGCCTTTCATAAAATCAAGCAACCAGTATTTATTGATGATAATGCATATTTGAATCAAGCACATCCATTTAATAGAGAACATCATTATTTCAAAAATGATAGTTTTAATCCTAATTTATCAATAATTGAAGAAGGGAAAGACGTGTTTTTAAATATTGATGTGCCGGATAATTTTTTGGATTTTAAAGGTGAAATCCATGATACAGAAACATTACCTAAAGTACGTCTTGTCGATGCAAACTTTGAAGATGCTAATGGAAAACCACTAACTATTAATACAGATTTAATTGATGACATTAGACAAAAGCAGTCTCTCATAGGACCACTTCAAAGTTTAACTGTTGGAAGTAATAAGGTGAAAATTTGGACTAAAAAATAA
- a CDS encoding MBL fold metallo-hydrolase — protein sequence MNRLIRMSVLASGSTGNATYVESDKGSILVDAGLTGKKMEELFGQIDKQIKDLNGILVTHEHSDHIKGLGVLARKYGLPIYANEKTWTAIEKKDSKIPMDQKFIFNPYDTKSIAGFDIESFNVSHDAIDPQFYIFHNNYKKFTIITDTGYVSDRMKGMIQGSDAFIFESNHDVDMLRMCAYPWKTKQRILSDMGHVSNEDAAHAMTDVITGSTKRIYLSHLSQDNNMKDLARMSVGQVLNEHDIDTERDILLCDTDKAKATPIYTL from the coding sequence GTGAATCGCTTGATACGAATGAGTGTATTGGCGAGTGGTAGTACTGGAAATGCCACTTATGTGGAAAGTGATAAAGGAAGTATACTTGTCGACGCAGGTTTGACAGGTAAGAAAATGGAAGAACTATTCGGACAGATTGATAAACAAATTAAAGATTTAAACGGTATATTAGTCACACATGAACATTCTGATCATATTAAAGGTTTAGGTGTGTTAGCACGTAAATACGGCTTACCGATTTATGCCAATGAGAAAACATGGACAGCTATTGAAAAGAAAGATAGTAAGATTCCAATGGATCAAAAGTTCATTTTCAATCCATATGATACGAAATCTATAGCTGGATTTGATATAGAATCATTTAATGTGTCGCATGATGCGATTGATCCTCAATTCTATATTTTCCATAATAACTATAAGAAATTCACAATTATTACAGACACAGGCTACGTTTCAGATCGCATGAAAGGTATGATTCAAGGTAGTGATGCTTTTATATTTGAAAGTAATCACGATGTGGATATGTTACGCATGTGCGCTTATCCGTGGAAAACCAAACAACGTATCTTGAGTGATATGGGCCACGTTTCCAATGAAGATGCAGCACACGCAATGACAGACGTCATCACAGGTAGCACTAAACGCATTTACCTGTCGCATCTATCACAAGATAACAACATGAAAGATCTTGCTCGCATGAGTGTGGGACAAGTCTTAAACGAACATGATATCGATACAGAACGTGACATATTGCTGTGTGATACAGACAAAGCCAAAGCAACACCTATATATACTTTATAA